The Carassius gibelio isolate Cgi1373 ecotype wild population from Czech Republic chromosome A24, carGib1.2-hapl.c, whole genome shotgun sequence genome window below encodes:
- the LOC127946013 gene encoding peptidase inhibitor 15-A, which translates to MNENCLAVNILLLYISCGASALAAFSPTASSSLPATNFTDIGSVPSKYLTEATNLPKSRRKRYISQNDMLTILDYHNKVRGKVFPPASNMEYLVWDDTLAKTAEQWASTCIWEHGPRSLLRFLGQNLSVRTGRYRSILQLVKPWYDEVKDYSFPYPRDCNPRCPLKCSGPMCTHYTQMVWATSNKVGCAINTCHNMNVWGSVWKRATYLVCNYSPKGNWIGEAPYKVGVPCSMCPPSYGGSCSNNMCFPAVNSNYLHWFK; encoded by the exons ATGAATGAAAACTGCTTGGCTGTCAACATTCTGCTCTTGTATATATCCTGTGGAGCAAGTGCACTGGCAGCCTTCAGTCCCACTGCCTCTTCATCTCTGCCAGCAACCAATTTCACTGATATTGGCTCTGTGCCTTCAAAATATCTCACAGAGGCCACAAACCTCCCCAAATCCAGACGGAAACGTTATATTTCCCAGAACGATATGCTTACTATACTTGATTACCATAATAAAGTCAGAGGGAAAGTTTTTCCCCCAGCCTCAAACATGGAATATTTG GTCTGGGATGACACTCTTGCAAAGACAGCTGAGCAGTGGGCGTCCACGTGTATTTGGGAGCATGGTCCTCGCAGTCTTCTTAGATTTCTGGGTCAGAACCTTTCAGTCCGAACAGGAAG ATACAGGTCCATTTTACAGCTGGTAAAGCCCTGGTATGATGAAGTGAAGGACTATTCTTTTCCCTATCCTCGAGACTGCAATCCCAGATGTCCCCTTAAGTGCTCTGGGCCTATGTGCACTCATTATACACAA ATGGTGTGGGCAACCTCAAATAAAGTAGGATGTGCAATCAACACATGTCATAATATGAATGTTTGGGGTTCTGTATGGAAGAGGGCAACATACTTGGTGTGCAACTATTCTCCAAA GGGGAACTGGATTGGTGAGGCCCCATATAAAGTAGGTGTCCCTTGCTCCATGTGCCCTCCGAGCTATGGAGGATCATGCAGTAACAACATGTGCTTTCCTGCTGTGAACTCAAATTATCTGCACTGGTTCaaataa